The Papaver somniferum cultivar HN1 chromosome 3, ASM357369v1, whole genome shotgun sequence genome includes a region encoding these proteins:
- the LOC113358434 gene encoding UV-stimulated scaffold protein A homolog — MEEDSDGRSGKARMLIEKATNSVEPEVNPRLVKAIKFVVRSSDSEIKLAVETLMENMKKNHSQVRYLALFIVDELFMRSKLFRSLFVVKFDLFLSLSIGFRRDLPLPAPAPIATRLRSKATEFLEKWNTSFGLHYRQIRLGFDYLKNTLNFQFPNLQANAARIQQERREREIRSKEILLKKFETLSQNLSSIKDEIQITVEEIRQCLDILRTNEADDTMLDTPEEDEVEDFRCSSLMEIRLESLRESEKLRETSENKVIFDALRELYKLLVTKHLVSVQEWISVLIRVEPEDTSFRDSMLREFIDLQNHLKSVRKTCENSGCALTDSKNDKEEDFWEEGKVEVCSYGSSSTPAKANKDAACTSAVITKSNITPRQITDSNASKRLDGEDEDSESNPLRRKLLSEAPVVNWGSSLSNWRSNRDVLANQRGLELEGHWGRVDYDAVIPAEKIAELNVQASVYKEEHVDIQPCLAPLRKGGVCQRRDLKICPFHGPVIPRDTEGNPINQVSLAEKEITKMETEEVIAQQLAEQAVKNVREREKDEVKKRVTDRKLLSRAKLAKVREHNEVVLRDAAVASTSRSAFVGQDGETQHQTTRSSIKGKKPSLASMLRKKVTSKDRLSQRLLNTRATDATVRQLTVGEDSKYREAYPNQWKRT; from the exons ATGGAAGAAGACAGTGACGGCCGATCAGGTAAAGCGAGAATGTTAATAGAGAAAGCAACAAATTCAGTAGAACCAGAAGTCAATCCTCGACTTGTGAAAGCTATTAAATTTGTCGTTCGTTCTTCAGACTCCGAAATTAAACTAGCAGTTGAAACCCTAatggaaaatatgaaaaaaaatcacTCTCAG GTGAGGTATTTAGCGCTTTTCATAGTTGACGAATTGTTCATGCGGTCGAAGCTGTTCAGATCTCTCTTTGTTGTGAAATTTGATCTATTTTTGAGTTTGAGTATTGGCTTCAGAAGAGATCTGCCACTTCCTGCTCCTGCACCTATTGCTACCCGTTTACGCTCTAAAGCTACTGAGTTCCTGGAGAAGTGGAACACTTCTTTTGGGCTTCATTACAGACAAATTCGATTGGGGTTTGATTATTTAAAAAACACCCTGAACTTTCAGTTCCCTAATCTTCAGGCAAATGCAGCTCGGATACAGCAAGAGAGAAGGGAAAGAGAGATCAGATCAAAAGagattttgttgaagaagtttgaAACTTTAAGTCAAAATCTCTCATCGATTAAGGATGAGATTCAAATAACTGTTGAAGAGATAAGGCAGTGTTTAGACATTCTTCGTACGAATGAAGCTGATGACACCATGCTGGATACCCCTGAAGAGGATGAGGTCGAGGATTTCAGGTGTTCCTCCTTAATGGAGATTCGCCTCGAGTCCTTGAGAGAAAGTGAAAAGCTACGTGAGACCAGCGAGAATAAGGTGATATTTGATGCATTAAGGGAATTGTACAAGCTCCTAGTAACAAAACACTTGGTTTCAGTGCAAGAGTGGATATCTGTTCTTATTAGAGTTGAACCAGAAGACACCAGTTTCAGAGATTCCATGTTAAGAGAATTCATAGatttacaaaatcatctcaagtCGGTGAGAAAGACATGCGAAAATTCTGGTTGTGCTCTTACGGATTCAAAAAACGACAAGGAAGAGGATTTCTGGGAGGAGGGTAAGGTAGAAGTATGCAGTTACGGAAGTAGCAGCACGCCTGCAAAGGCAAACAAAGATGCTGCCTGCACGTCGGCTGTCATTACAAAGTCAAATATAACCCCTAGACAGATTACTGATTCTAATGCCAGCAAGAGGTtagatggagaagatgaagactcTGAGTCAAACCCGCTAAGGAGAAAGCTTCTGTCTGAAGCTCCAGTGGTAAATTGGGGATCTTCCTTGTCTAACTGGAGATCAAACCGGGATGTTTTGGCTAACCAAAGAGGATTAGAGCTTGAGGGTCATTGGGGTAGGGTAGATTATGATGCGGTTATTCCAGCGGAAAAAATTGCGGAGTTGAATGTTCAAGCAAGTGTATACAAGGAAGAGCATGTTGATATCCAACCGTGCCTTGCTCCTCTGAGAAAAGGAGGAGTCTGTCAAAGAAGAGATTTAAAGATATGCCCATTTCATGGACCCGTTATACCTAGAGATACTGAAGGAAATCCAATAAATCAAGTTTCATTGGCAGAAAAGGAAATTACCAAAATGGAAACTGAAGAGGTTATTGCTCAACAATTAGCAGAACAGGCAGTGAAGAATGTTAGGGAAAGAGAGAAAGATGAAGTAAAGAAGAGAGTGACTGATAGGAAGTTGTTGAGCCGTGCGAAACTTGCCAAGGTGCGTGAACACAATGAAGTTGTTCTACGTGATGCTGCAGTTGCGTCAACCTCACGCTCTGCATTTGTTGGACAAGATGGGGAAACACAACATCAGACTACAAGATCTTCTATAAAGGGTAAAAAACCGTCACTAGCGTCTATGCTGCGTAAGAAAGTAACCTCAAAAGATAGATTGTCACAGAGACTTTTAAATACACGTGCTACAGATGCTACAGTAAGGCAGTTAACCGTTGGTGAAGATTCCAAGTACAGAGAGGCCTATCCAAATCAATGGAAGAGAACATGA